A genome region from Geobacter pickeringii includes the following:
- the pruA gene encoding L-glutamate gamma-semialdehyde dehydrogenase, which yields MQNSDLNARIVARGKEFFSTISGEKPSLFNKGAWMGKVMDWSMKNEQFKIQMFRFVDVFPSLTTSKLLTEHIREYFGAEQDMPAFMATGAKVAGMLGSLGGAVLNKVLTSNIEEMARQFIVGENTKEAVKNLEKLRKEEFAAVVDVLGEATLSEAEAEVYTTTYLELLEALKKEQGSWKGLPGTGGDPNLDWGHAPKVNVAVKPTALFCLANPQDFEGSVVAILNRMRRIFQKVMELNGFLCIDMESYRHKEITLEVFRRLKLEYPAYPHLGIVLQAYLKDTDRDLDALLAWAKERGVQISIRLVKGAYWDYETVKAKQNDWEIPVWTIKAESDAAYERQARRILENHRICHFACASHNIRTISAVMEMAKELNVPEERYEFQVLYGMAEPVRKGILKVAGRIRLYSPYGDMVPGMGYLVRRLLENTANESFLRQSFAEDAQVERLLEDPVATAERERAARAAKPKKERKGPGGVPPFENEAMVDFTRADHRTAFPAAIAQVRSQLGENYPLFINGREIRTSDLIPTVNPNKPSEVLGEICQAGTTEVGDAIVAAKAAFPAWRDTDPRSRAEYLLKAARAARKRSFELSAWQVLEIGKQWDQAYADVTEAIDFLEYYAREMIRLGSPRRVGHAPGELNHYLYEPKGVAAVIAPWNFPLAISMGMVSAAIVTGNCVVFKPSGITSIIGWHLVELFREAGLPDGVFNYTPGRGSVMGDYLVDHQDVSLIAFTGSMETGLRIIERAAKVHPGQANVKKIIAEMGGKNAIIIDDDADLDEAVPHVLYSAFGFQGQKCSACSRVIVLDAVYEKFVERLVSMAKATQVGPSEDPTYYMGAVADDKAQKSIREYAEIGKREGHLLYESPVPAGEGYYVPMTIIGGIKPEHRIAQEEIFGPVLAVMRAKDFDQAIEWANSTRFALTGGIFSRSPEHLAKARREFRVGNLYINRNNTGALVERQPFGGSRMSGVGTKAGGPDYLLHFMDPRVVTENTMRRGFAPIEEDDDWIA from the coding sequence ATGCAGAACAGCGATCTGAACGCCAGAATCGTCGCCCGCGGCAAGGAATTCTTCTCCACCATCTCCGGCGAGAAGCCCTCCCTCTTCAACAAGGGGGCCTGGATGGGGAAGGTGATGGACTGGAGCATGAAGAACGAGCAGTTCAAGATCCAGATGTTCCGGTTCGTGGACGTCTTTCCTTCTCTCACCACCAGCAAGCTCCTGACGGAGCATATCCGCGAGTACTTCGGGGCCGAGCAGGATATGCCTGCCTTCATGGCCACCGGGGCCAAGGTGGCCGGGATGCTCGGCTCCCTCGGCGGAGCCGTGCTGAACAAGGTGCTCACCTCCAACATTGAGGAGATGGCGCGGCAGTTCATCGTCGGCGAGAATACGAAGGAGGCGGTGAAGAATCTTGAGAAGCTGAGAAAAGAGGAGTTTGCCGCTGTGGTGGACGTGCTCGGCGAGGCGACCCTGTCGGAGGCGGAAGCCGAGGTCTACACCACCACCTATCTGGAGCTCCTGGAGGCCCTTAAGAAAGAGCAGGGAAGCTGGAAGGGGTTGCCGGGCACGGGGGGCGATCCGAACCTCGACTGGGGCCATGCTCCCAAGGTCAACGTGGCGGTGAAGCCAACGGCGCTCTTCTGCCTCGCCAATCCCCAGGATTTCGAGGGGTCGGTGGTTGCCATCCTGAACCGGATGCGCCGCATCTTCCAGAAGGTGATGGAGCTGAACGGCTTCCTCTGTATCGACATGGAGTCATACCGCCACAAGGAGATCACCCTGGAGGTCTTCCGGCGCCTCAAGCTGGAGTACCCGGCCTATCCCCACCTCGGCATCGTGCTCCAGGCCTACCTGAAGGATACGGACAGGGATCTGGACGCTCTTCTCGCCTGGGCGAAGGAGCGCGGGGTCCAGATCTCCATCCGCCTCGTGAAGGGGGCCTACTGGGACTACGAGACGGTGAAGGCGAAGCAGAACGACTGGGAGATCCCGGTCTGGACCATCAAGGCCGAGAGCGATGCCGCCTATGAGCGCCAGGCGCGCCGGATTCTGGAGAACCACCGGATCTGCCACTTTGCCTGCGCCTCCCACAACATCCGGACCATCTCCGCGGTGATGGAGATGGCGAAGGAGCTGAACGTGCCGGAGGAGCGCTACGAGTTCCAGGTCCTCTACGGGATGGCCGAGCCGGTGCGCAAGGGGATCCTCAAGGTGGCCGGCCGCATCCGCCTCTACTCCCCTTACGGCGACATGGTGCCGGGGATGGGGTACCTGGTCCGGCGGCTCCTGGAGAACACTGCAAACGAGTCGTTCCTGCGCCAGAGCTTTGCCGAGGATGCCCAGGTCGAGCGGCTCCTGGAGGACCCAGTCGCCACGGCCGAGCGGGAGCGGGCCGCCCGGGCGGCGAAACCGAAGAAGGAGCGGAAAGGCCCCGGCGGAGTTCCCCCCTTCGAGAACGAGGCCATGGTGGACTTCACTCGCGCCGACCACCGCACCGCCTTCCCGGCCGCCATCGCCCAGGTCCGGAGCCAGCTCGGCGAGAACTATCCGCTCTTTATCAACGGCCGGGAGATCCGGACCAGCGACCTGATCCCCACGGTGAACCCCAACAAACCGTCTGAAGTCCTCGGGGAGATCTGCCAGGCCGGGACCACGGAGGTGGGGGACGCCATCGTCGCCGCCAAGGCCGCATTCCCGGCATGGCGCGACACCGACCCGCGGAGCCGGGCCGAGTACCTGCTGAAGGCGGCCCGGGCGGCCCGGAAGCGGAGCTTCGAGCTCTCCGCCTGGCAGGTCCTGGAGATCGGCAAGCAGTGGGACCAGGCCTACGCCGACGTCACCGAGGCGATCGACTTTCTCGAATACTACGCCCGGGAGATGATCCGGCTCGGCTCTCCCCGGCGGGTGGGGCACGCCCCGGGGGAGCTGAACCACTACCTCTACGAGCCCAAGGGGGTGGCAGCGGTCATCGCCCCGTGGAACTTCCCCCTGGCCATCAGCATGGGGATGGTTTCGGCGGCCATCGTCACCGGCAACTGCGTCGTCTTCAAGCCGTCGGGGATCACCTCCATCATCGGCTGGCACCTGGTGGAGCTCTTCCGGGAGGCGGGGCTTCCCGACGGGGTCTTCAACTACACGCCGGGGCGCGGTTCGGTCATGGGTGACTACCTGGTGGATCACCAGGACGTGAGCCTCATCGCCTTCACCGGCTCCATGGAGACGGGGTTGCGGATCATCGAGCGGGCGGCAAAGGTCCATCCGGGCCAGGCCAACGTGAAGAAGATCATTGCCGAGATGGGGGGGAAGAACGCCATCATCATCGACGACGACGCCGATCTGGACGAGGCGGTACCGCATGTCCTCTACTCGGCCTTCGGCTTCCAGGGGCAGAAGTGCTCCGCCTGCTCCCGGGTCATCGTGCTGGACGCGGTCTACGAAAAGTTCGTGGAACGTCTCGTCTCCATGGCGAAGGCGACCCAGGTGGGCCCCTCGGAGGACCCCACCTACTACATGGGGGCCGTGGCCGACGACAAGGCCCAGAAGAGTATCCGGGAGTACGCCGAGATTGGGAAGCGGGAAGGGCATCTCCTCTACGAGAGCCCGGTGCCGGCAGGGGAGGGGTACTACGTCCCCATGACCATCATCGGCGGCATCAAGCCCGAGCACCGCATCGCCCAGGAGGAGATCTTCGGGCCGGTCCTGGCGGTGATGAGGGCCAAGGACTTCGACCAGGCCATCGAGTGGGCCAATTCCACCCGCTTCGCCCTCACCGGCGGGATCTTCAGCCGCAGCCCCGAGCACCTGGCCAAGGCCCGGCGGGAGTTCCGGGTGGGGAACCTCTACATCAACCGGAACAACACCGGCGCCCTCGTGGAGCGGCAGCCCTTCGGCGGCTCGCGGATGTCCGGGGTCGGCACCAAGGCGGGGGGGCCGGACTACCTCCTCCACTTCATGGACCCGCGGGTGGTGACCGAAAACACCATGCGGCGGGGCTTCGCTCCCATCGAAGAGGACGACGACTGGATCGCCTAG
- a CDS encoding FadR/GntR family transcriptional regulator — protein sequence MTMQREERRMFRKAKQNRIFQDVVDQIQDAIVEGRLKAGDQLPAERKLQEEFNVSRGTLREALRVLEQKGLIEIRTGVAGGSVIKGVSTEQVSESLALLIRYQKVPLSKLAEFREGVEGIVAGLAAERATEGDIGRLRDLLERAGQHLDQGEPFWDAFVRTDEELHLALAEVTANPLFITVLTTVYHNIHTYYESYLPMEESVLRENYQDLRDIVAAVGEREAARATELARGHVRRFNERMEQRGAA from the coding sequence ATGACGATGCAACGGGAGGAGCGCCGGATGTTTCGCAAGGCCAAGCAGAACCGGATTTTTCAGGATGTGGTAGATCAGATCCAGGACGCCATCGTCGAAGGGCGGCTCAAGGCGGGTGACCAGCTCCCCGCCGAGCGGAAGCTTCAGGAGGAGTTCAACGTCAGCCGGGGGACCCTCAGGGAGGCGCTGCGGGTCCTGGAGCAGAAGGGACTCATCGAGATCCGGACCGGCGTGGCGGGCGGCTCCGTCATCAAGGGGGTTTCCACCGAACAGGTAAGCGAAAGCCTGGCGCTTCTGATTCGCTACCAGAAGGTGCCGCTGAGCAAACTGGCCGAGTTCCGGGAAGGGGTCGAGGGGATCGTGGCGGGATTGGCCGCGGAGCGGGCCACGGAGGGAGACATCGGGCGGCTCCGCGATCTGCTGGAACGCGCCGGCCAGCACCTCGACCAAGGCGAACCGTTCTGGGACGCGTTCGTCCGCACCGACGAGGAGCTCCATCTCGCCCTGGCGGAAGTCACCGCCAACCCCCTCTTCATCACGGTCCTCACCACGGTCTACCACAACATCCACACCTACTACGAGAGCTACCTCCCGATGGAGGAGTCGGTGCTGCGGGAGAACTACCAGGATCTGCGCGACATCGTCGCCGCCGTCGGTGAGCGGGAGGCGGCCCGGGCGACGGAGCTTGCCCGGGGCCACGTGCGGCGCTTCAATGAACGGATGGAGCAGCGGGGGGCGGCGTAA
- a CDS encoding ABC transporter substrate-binding protein, whose protein sequence is MKIRKIGSVLMTAAVAAALVAGAGCKKKEGGEAAKSAEGNTVKIGFLGALTGDVAMFGKPTLEGMKMAADEINAKGGINGKKIEIVEADNRGDKQEGASVTQKLISRDGVVAIVGDPTTGITKVAAPIAQKAQVVLISAGATGPGVVENGDFIYRDTLLDSVAIPACIDFFAKDLGYKKVAVITSDNNDYSVGLSQTFRDAAKGKGIEIVADEKVKDGDKDFSAQITNIKAKKPDVIFFSGYYTEGALIMKEARKQGLKAKMFGGDGLFSPKLIELGGDAVEGTMSALGFSPEQASPATAKFVEAFKAKHNGTEPGLFDAQGYDAIMLIADAMKRGNSTDPKVFKAALGQTKNFEGVSGTITIRANREPIKSPLALLEVKGGKYVLKAKVPVKMD, encoded by the coding sequence ATGAAGATTCGTAAGATCGGGTCGGTGCTGATGACCGCCGCCGTTGCGGCCGCCCTCGTGGCCGGCGCCGGCTGCAAGAAGAAGGAAGGGGGCGAAGCCGCCAAGTCCGCCGAAGGGAACACCGTCAAGATCGGGTTCCTCGGAGCCCTCACCGGCGACGTCGCCATGTTCGGCAAGCCGACCCTCGAGGGGATGAAGATGGCCGCCGACGAGATCAATGCCAAGGGGGGGATCAACGGCAAGAAGATCGAGATCGTCGAGGCCGACAACCGTGGCGACAAGCAGGAAGGGGCCTCGGTCACCCAGAAGCTGATCAGCCGTGACGGCGTCGTCGCCATCGTCGGCGACCCCACCACTGGCATTACCAAGGTTGCCGCCCCCATCGCCCAGAAGGCCCAGGTGGTCCTCATCTCCGCCGGCGCTACCGGCCCGGGCGTCGTGGAGAACGGTGACTTCATCTACCGCGACACCCTGCTCGACAGCGTCGCCATCCCGGCCTGCATCGACTTCTTCGCCAAGGACCTCGGCTACAAGAAGGTTGCGGTCATCACCTCCGACAACAACGACTACAGCGTCGGGCTTTCCCAGACCTTCCGCGATGCGGCGAAGGGGAAGGGGATCGAGATCGTTGCCGATGAGAAGGTGAAGGACGGCGACAAGGATTTCAGTGCCCAGATCACCAACATCAAGGCGAAGAAGCCCGATGTCATCTTCTTCTCCGGCTACTACACCGAAGGGGCCCTCATCATGAAAGAGGCCCGGAAGCAGGGGCTCAAGGCGAAGATGTTCGGCGGCGACGGCCTCTTCTCGCCGAAGCTCATCGAGCTTGGCGGCGATGCGGTGGAAGGGACCATGTCCGCCCTCGGCTTCTCCCCGGAGCAGGCCTCCCCGGCCACGGCGAAGTTCGTCGAGGCGTTCAAGGCGAAGCACAACGGCACCGAACCCGGCCTCTTCGACGCCCAGGGGTACGATGCGATCATGCTCATTGCCGACGCCATGAAGCGTGGCAACAGCACCGACCCGAAGGTGTTCAAGGCCGCCCTCGGCCAGACCAAGAACTTCGAAGGGGTCTCTGGCACCATCACCATCCGCGCCAACCGCGAGCCGATCAAGTCGCCGCTTGCCCTCCTCGAAGTGAAGGGTGGCAAGTACGTCCTCAAGGCCAAGGTTCCGGTCAAGATGGACTAG
- a CDS encoding membrane protein — MGFKKKVIVASATAALSVAVAVPAMALENEFHGMYRLNSVIDNFNGDGPYDPAGKDKKAPTTAYFEQRARLMYIAKANDDLKLVTHFEIDSRWGDNSYNSNGKTRNNGGAIGADQTNLETKNIYLDFNIPKVPVNMKVGIQPYNDSFKGIMFDADMAGALATASYGKFTNSIGFFRFNDDGPNLAPKVAAGKRSRDMVALDVKYQAAANVKVGGAYYMINDDRNFAATPGFLNQQAGNTNITHTLGLNAETSFGPVTLDGFFVYQFGNLEAPVNRHISAFAGNVGARVKAGPGTARSEFLYISGDGGNQTSHTSNAFQSVNSVDTEHGFYNGDLQILFRDPYAMTTDNAIVYSSNNQDQGVVAGFIGYDMPFTPKLSATVNAGFAAVAKDNLHKPTNLKTGAANSSNYLGTEVSTHVDYKVYDNLTAIARGAYVILGDYYKGVALNGEDPRNPYMASIILNYVF; from the coding sequence ATGGGATTCAAGAAGAAAGTCATCGTAGCATCTGCCACCGCTGCTCTGTCGGTTGCGGTCGCCGTCCCCGCCATGGCGCTGGAGAACGAGTTCCACGGGATGTACCGGCTGAACTCAGTGATTGACAACTTTAACGGCGATGGCCCCTACGACCCTGCAGGAAAAGACAAGAAGGCCCCGACGACAGCTTACTTCGAGCAGCGCGCGCGCCTGATGTACATCGCCAAGGCGAACGACGACCTGAAGCTGGTCACCCATTTCGAGATCGACTCCCGGTGGGGCGACAACTCCTACAACTCGAATGGCAAAACGAGGAATAACGGCGGAGCCATCGGCGCCGACCAGACCAACCTGGAGACCAAGAACATCTACCTCGACTTCAACATCCCCAAGGTTCCGGTCAACATGAAGGTCGGTATCCAGCCTTACAACGACTCGTTCAAGGGGATCATGTTCGACGCCGATATGGCCGGTGCCCTGGCGACGGCATCCTATGGCAAGTTCACCAACTCCATCGGCTTCTTCCGCTTCAACGACGACGGGCCGAACCTTGCTCCGAAGGTTGCCGCAGGCAAGCGGTCCCGCGACATGGTGGCCCTGGACGTCAAGTACCAGGCTGCTGCAAACGTGAAGGTCGGCGGCGCCTACTACATGATCAATGACGATCGTAATTTTGCAGCGACGCCGGGATTCCTCAACCAACAGGCGGGCAACACCAACATCACCCATACCCTCGGCCTCAATGCCGAGACCTCTTTCGGTCCGGTGACCCTGGACGGCTTCTTCGTCTACCAGTTCGGCAACCTTGAGGCCCCGGTCAACCGCCACATCAGCGCCTTTGCCGGCAACGTCGGCGCCCGCGTCAAGGCCGGGCCGGGGACGGCCCGCTCCGAGTTCCTCTACATCTCGGGCGACGGGGGGAATCAGACCTCCCACACCAGCAATGCCTTCCAGAGCGTCAACAGCGTCGACACGGAGCACGGGTTCTACAACGGTGATCTGCAGATCCTCTTCCGTGACCCCTACGCCATGACCACGGACAACGCCATCGTCTACTCCAGCAACAATCAGGACCAGGGGGTCGTTGCCGGCTTCATCGGCTATGACATGCCGTTTACCCCGAAACTCTCCGCAACCGTCAATGCCGGCTTCGCCGCCGTCGCCAAGGACAACCTGCACAAACCGACCAACCTGAAGACCGGTGCAGCCAACAGCAGCAACTACCTCGGCACCGAGGTCAGCACCCATGTCGACTACAAGGTCTACGATAACCTGACCGCCATTGCCCGGGGCGCCTACGTCATCCTCGGCGACTACTACAAGGGTGTCGCCCTGAACGGCGAAGATCCCCGCAACCCCTACATGGCGTCGATCATCCTCAATTACGTCTTCTAA
- a CDS encoding amino acid ABC transporter ATP-binding protein — MVEVRDVVKQYGSLKALDRVSFDVRDGEKVVIIGPSGSGKSTLLRSLNRLEQIDGGRIIVDGIDLYDPRTDINKLREEVGMVFQSFNLFPHKTVLENITLAQLVVRKRTKREAADKAMTLLRKVGLADKADAYPGKLSGGQQQRVAIARSLAMDPKLMLFDEPTSALDPEMIGEVLDVMKSLAREGMTMVVVTHEMGFAREVADRVIFMDYGKIVEEGTPEHFFTSPTHDRTRLFLSQIL, encoded by the coding sequence ATGGTCGAGGTGCGGGACGTCGTCAAGCAGTACGGCTCCCTCAAGGCGCTGGACCGGGTTTCGTTCGACGTCCGCGACGGCGAAAAAGTGGTCATCATCGGTCCTTCCGGTTCGGGGAAGAGCACCCTCCTCCGGTCGCTGAACCGTCTCGAACAGATCGACGGCGGACGGATCATCGTGGACGGGATCGATCTCTACGACCCCCGGACCGACATCAACAAGCTGCGGGAAGAGGTCGGCATGGTGTTCCAGTCCTTCAACCTCTTCCCCCACAAAACGGTTCTCGAAAACATCACCCTGGCCCAACTCGTGGTCCGCAAACGGACGAAGCGGGAGGCCGCCGACAAGGCCATGACGCTCCTGCGGAAGGTGGGGCTTGCGGACAAGGCCGACGCCTACCCCGGCAAGCTTTCGGGGGGGCAGCAGCAGCGGGTCGCCATCGCCCGTTCACTTGCCATGGATCCGAAGCTGATGCTCTTCGACGAGCCGACCTCGGCCCTGGATCCGGAGATGATCGGCGAGGTGCTCGACGTCATGAAGAGCCTCGCCCGGGAAGGGATGACCATGGTGGTGGTCACCCACGAGATGGGGTTCGCCCGTGAGGTGGCCGACCGGGTCATCTTCATGGATTACGGAAAGATCGTGGAGGAGGGGACGCCGGAGCATTTCTTCACCAGCCCCACCCATGACCGGACCAGGCTTTTCCTGAGCCAGATTCTCTGA
- a CDS encoding amino acid ABC transporter permease — MADLERARPAIEVGDGAAIPSKSDIGLFTAWRFAFFGAVILLVYLAVTRPDPYLAILKFVPDGILVTFEVTVGAILLALVIGLVAGLGRIASNRLLNGLASLYVEVIRGIPLLVQLFYIYYALGRFVHVPDIASAIVAMAFCYGAYMGEVFRAGIQSIPKGQMEAARSLGMTRGEAMRHVILPQAVKVVLPPIGNEFIALLKDSSLVSILAVADILRRGREFASESFTYFETYTVIALVYLIITLFLSKLIGIMEERISAGN, encoded by the coding sequence ATGGCTGATCTCGAAAGGGCACGGCCTGCCATCGAAGTCGGCGACGGCGCCGCGATCCCGAGCAAAAGCGACATCGGTCTCTTCACCGCATGGCGCTTTGCCTTTTTCGGCGCCGTCATCCTTCTCGTCTACCTTGCGGTCACCAGGCCCGACCCGTATCTCGCTATCCTGAAGTTCGTCCCCGACGGCATCCTCGTCACCTTCGAGGTTACCGTCGGGGCCATTCTCCTGGCGCTGGTCATCGGCCTTGTCGCGGGACTTGGCCGGATCGCGTCCAACCGGCTCCTCAACGGCCTCGCCTCTCTCTACGTCGAGGTCATCCGCGGCATTCCGCTGCTCGTCCAGTTGTTCTACATCTACTACGCCCTCGGCCGTTTCGTCCATGTGCCGGACATCGCCAGCGCCATCGTTGCCATGGCGTTCTGTTACGGTGCCTACATGGGTGAGGTCTTCCGGGCGGGTATCCAGTCGATTCCCAAGGGGCAGATGGAGGCGGCGCGCTCCCTCGGCATGACCCGGGGGGAGGCGATGCGCCACGTCATCCTCCCCCAGGCGGTCAAGGTGGTCCTTCCCCCCATCGGCAACGAGTTCATCGCTCTGCTCAAGGATTCGTCCCTCGTCTCCATCCTGGCGGTGGCCGACATCCTTCGCCGCGGGCGAGAGTTCGCCTCGGAGAGCTTCACCTACTTCGAGACCTACACGGTGATCGCCCTGGTGTACCTGATCATCACCCTCTTTTTGTCTAAACTCATCGGAATCATGGAGGAGCGGATCAGTGCAGGGAATTGA
- a CDS encoding basic amino acid ABC transporter substrate-binding protein: MNIIRRALTLIALVGICSVSAAPQQAAAAGKRTIAVATDATWPPMEMVDANKKIVGFDIDLMNAIAKEAGLTVEYKNTAWDGIFAGLTGGRYDAIISSVTITDERKKQYDFSDPYIQIGQILVVPKTEARAAKIADLKGKKVGAQIGTTGAFEIKKVQGVELKNYDEIGLAFEDMAAGRISGVVCDEPTAAHYALQKAEYKNKFKIVGKSFTSEAYGIVVKKGDKELVALLNKGIKAVQAKKIEDQLRKKWLR; encoded by the coding sequence ATGAACATCATTCGCCGTGCCCTCACTCTGATCGCGCTGGTCGGCATCTGTTCCGTCTCCGCTGCTCCGCAGCAGGCTGCCGCCGCCGGAAAGCGGACCATTGCCGTCGCCACCGATGCCACCTGGCCGCCGATGGAGATGGTCGACGCCAACAAGAAGATCGTCGGGTTCGACATCGACCTGATGAACGCCATCGCCAAAGAGGCGGGTTTGACCGTTGAGTACAAGAATACGGCGTGGGACGGGATCTTTGCCGGCCTCACCGGCGGGCGCTATGACGCGATCATCTCCTCCGTGACCATCACCGACGAGCGCAAGAAGCAGTACGACTTTTCCGACCCCTACATCCAGATAGGCCAGATCCTCGTGGTCCCCAAGACCGAGGCCCGGGCGGCCAAGATCGCCGACCTCAAGGGGAAGAAGGTCGGGGCCCAGATCGGCACCACCGGCGCCTTCGAGATCAAGAAGGTCCAGGGCGTGGAGCTGAAGAACTATGACGAGATCGGCCTCGCCTTCGAAGACATGGCCGCCGGTCGCATCTCCGGCGTTGTCTGCGACGAGCCGACCGCCGCCCATTACGCCCTGCAGAAGGCCGAGTACAAGAACAAGTTCAAGATCGTCGGCAAGTCGTTCACCTCCGAGGCCTACGGCATCGTGGTCAAGAAGGGTGACAAAGAGCTCGTGGCGCTGCTCAACAAGGGGATCAAGGCCGTGCAGGCCAAGAAGATCGAAGATCAGCTCCGGAAGAAGTGGCTGAGATAA
- a CDS encoding DMT family transporter produces MKKFSAIAALILTTFFWGITFTIVKDAVARVDVFVFLAQRFVAAFVLLAGVSLARRTPLDLGTVRSGVILGAFLFASYAFQTMALRFTTASNTGFLTGLSVVLVPLLGSLFFRHAIPATVKTGVALSLPGLFLLCTNGALVFNLGDLLAALCAVCISLHLILTGSFARDHDVCWLTTIQLGTVALLSLGSATASGHPVLVWHPGILGALIICALFATVFAFLVQTTMQRVLTPSHTALIFCLEPVFAAAYAWWAAGERLGTLGLLGALLILGGMVVSELPALSSRLSPTVKGTADA; encoded by the coding sequence GTGAAAAAATTCAGCGCCATCGCAGCCCTGATCCTGACCACCTTCTTCTGGGGGATAACGTTCACCATCGTGAAGGATGCCGTGGCCCGGGTCGATGTCTTCGTCTTCCTTGCCCAGCGGTTCGTGGCGGCATTCGTGCTTCTGGCCGGCGTGAGTCTCGCCCGCCGCACCCCCCTCGACCTCGGCACGGTGCGCAGCGGCGTGATCCTCGGTGCCTTCCTCTTCGCCTCCTACGCGTTCCAGACCATGGCCCTGCGGTTCACCACCGCCTCCAACACCGGCTTTCTCACCGGGCTGAGCGTCGTACTCGTGCCGCTTCTCGGGTCGCTTTTCTTCCGCCACGCGATCCCGGCCACCGTCAAGACGGGGGTGGCCCTCTCGCTGCCGGGGCTCTTCCTGCTCTGCACCAACGGCGCCCTCGTCTTCAACCTCGGAGACCTCCTGGCGGCACTCTGCGCGGTCTGCATCTCGCTCCACCTGATCCTCACCGGCTCCTTCGCCCGGGATCACGACGTCTGCTGGCTCACCACCATCCAACTCGGCACCGTGGCGCTTCTGAGTCTCGGCAGCGCCACGGCGTCGGGGCATCCGGTCCTGGTCTGGCACCCGGGCATTCTCGGGGCGCTCATCATCTGCGCCCTCTTCGCCACAGTCTTCGCCTTCCTCGTCCAGACCACCATGCAGCGGGTTCTCACCCCCTCCCACACCGCGCTCATCTTCTGCCTGGAGCCGGTCTTCGCCGCGGCCTACGCCTGGTGGGCAGCCGGCGAGAGGCTCGGCACCCTCGGGCTGCTCGGGGCGCTCCTCATCCTCGGCGGCATGGTCGTTTCCGAGCTCCCCGCGTTATCCTCACGGCTGTCGCCCACCGTCAAGGGGACCGCCGATGCCTGA
- a CDS encoding threonine aldolase family protein — MHKDETVHHYQFASDNYAGICPEALEAMAAANTGFACSYGDDPWTARACTLLRDFFETDCEVFFVFNGTAANSLALASLCNSYHSIVCHETSHVETDECGAVEFFSNGTKVLLVPGDNGKVDLDAVEHTVRRRTDIHYPKPKALSIAQATEVGTLYSVDELKEVGARAKHLSLKLHVDGARFANAVAALGVPPKELTWKAGVDVLCFGGTKNGMAVGEAVIFFNRELATEFDYRCKQAGQLASKMRFLAAPWIGMLESGAWLTRAAHANDCAARLEAGLRQVNGVRIMFPRQANSVFAEIPPPILAGLRDRGWHFYTFIGSGGARFMCSWETSESDVDALLTAVREVAATVGP, encoded by the coding sequence ATGCACAAAGATGAAACGGTCCACCATTACCAGTTCGCCAGCGACAACTACGCCGGCATCTGCCCGGAAGCGCTGGAGGCCATGGCCGCCGCCAACACCGGCTTCGCCTGTTCCTACGGCGACGACCCGTGGACGGCGCGCGCCTGCACCCTGCTGCGGGATTTCTTCGAAACGGACTGCGAAGTCTTCTTCGTCTTCAACGGGACCGCGGCCAACTCCCTCGCCCTCGCCTCTCTCTGCAACTCCTACCACAGCATCGTCTGTCACGAGACTTCCCACGTGGAGACCGACGAATGCGGCGCGGTGGAGTTCTTTTCCAACGGCACCAAGGTCCTCCTCGTCCCCGGCGACAACGGCAAGGTCGACCTCGACGCCGTGGAGCACACGGTCAGGCGCCGGACCGACATCCACTACCCCAAGCCCAAGGCCCTGAGCATCGCCCAGGCCACGGAGGTCGGCACCCTCTACTCGGTGGATGAGCTGAAGGAAGTCGGGGCCCGGGCGAAGCACCTCTCCCTCAAGCTCCACGTGGACGGCGCACGCTTCGCCAATGCCGTCGCCGCCCTGGGGGTCCCCCCCAAGGAGTTGACCTGGAAGGCGGGGGTCGACGTCCTCTGCTTCGGCGGGACCAAAAACGGGATGGCCGTCGGGGAGGCGGTGATCTTCTTCAACCGCGAACTCGCCACCGAGTTCGACTACCGCTGCAAGCAGGCGGGACAGCTCGCCTCCAAGATGCGCTTCCTGGCCGCCCCCTGGATCGGCATGCTGGAAAGCGGCGCCTGGCTGACACGGGCGGCCCACGCCAACGACTGCGCGGCCCGGCTGGAGGCCGGCCTGCGGCAGGTGAACGGCGTGCGGATCATGTTTCCGCGTCAGGCCAACTCCGTCTTCGCGGAGATTCCCCCCCCCATCCTGGCAGGTCTGCGCGACCGCGGGTGGCACTTCTACACCTTCATCGGCTCCGGTGGCGCCCGGTTCATGTGTTCATGGGAGACAAGCGAAAGTGACGTGGACGCGCTGCTCACCGCCGTGAGGGAAGTGGCGGCGACCGTCGGACCTTAG